From a region of the Chloroflexota bacterium genome:
- a CDS encoding ABC transporter ATP-binding protein: MASAPVPTSLSPQSSASSAAEPLLDVQNLSVEYQTLRGPVQAVSNVSFSIGQGEVFGLAGESGSGKSTIAHAIMRILHSPAVITGGNVLFDGDDVLEMDMEGLEAFRWRDISMVFQSAMNALNPVLTVGEQIIDVIQRHQPKTTKQQAKDRAAELLDIVGIDGKRVDDYPHQLSGGMRQRVVIAVALALKPQLMIMDEPTTALDVVVQKDIMQQIEYLKKELDFSILFITHDLSLMVEFSDRIGVMYAGEIVEMTAAHELFNKPMHPYTQGLMASFPALVGPKETLTGIPGSPPNMLEPPSGCRFHPRCPKAIAQCSLQQPTLREVEPGHFVACHLY, encoded by the coding sequence ATGGCAAGCGCTCCCGTGCCAACGTCCTTGTCACCCCAGTCATCCGCAAGTAGTGCGGCTGAGCCATTGCTCGATGTTCAGAACCTATCGGTCGAATACCAGACGTTGCGCGGCCCAGTCCAAGCTGTTTCCAACGTTTCGTTTAGCATCGGCCAAGGCGAGGTTTTTGGCCTCGCTGGCGAGTCGGGCAGCGGTAAATCGACCATTGCTCACGCCATTATGCGGATTTTGCATTCGCCCGCAGTGATTACTGGTGGCAATGTGCTATTCGATGGCGATGATGTGCTTGAAATGGATATGGAAGGCCTCGAAGCGTTCCGTTGGCGCGATATTTCGATGGTGTTTCAAAGCGCCATGAATGCGCTCAATCCAGTTTTGACCGTTGGCGAGCAGATTATCGATGTGATCCAACGCCATCAACCTAAAACGACCAAGCAACAGGCCAAAGATCGTGCCGCCGAATTGCTCGATATTGTGGGGATCGATGGGAAGCGAGTTGATGATTATCCGCATCAACTTTCCGGCGGCATGCGCCAACGGGTGGTGATTGCGGTTGCACTCGCACTCAAACCACAGTTGATGATTATGGACGAGCCAACCACCGCGCTTGATGTGGTGGTGCAAAAAGATATTATGCAGCAAATCGAGTATCTCAAAAAAGAGCTTGATTTCTCGATTTTGTTTATTACCCACGACTTATCGCTGATGGTCGAGTTTTCCGACCGCATCGGTGTGATGTATGCTGGCGAGATTGTCGAAATGACTGCTGCCCACGAGCTATTCAACAAGCCCATGCATCCCTACACCCAAGGCTTGATGGCTTCGTTCCCTGCCTTGGTTGGCCCCAAGGAAACCCTAACTGGGATTCCTGGTTCGCCGCCAAATATGCTCGAACCACCAAGCGGTTGTCGCTTTCACCCACGCTGCCCCAAGGCGATTGCTCAGTGTTCACTGCAACAACCAACCCTACGCGAAGTTGAACCAGGCCATTTTGTGGCTTGTCACTTGTACTGA
- a CDS encoding ABC transporter permease, with amino-acid sequence MQASPEKTLASKAAETTKTGRPWLAHWPLLRAFLRNRKAMLGVSIMFFFVMVALLAPWIAPGNPKKMESRAHLAPAWIADKPAPGGKTFLLGTTGQGQDVFRQLVWGSRLSLTVGLSVGIASTILGTIIGLTAGYLGGWVDDLLSLLTNVMLIIPGMPLLVILAAFLKPGPVTVVMVLTITGWAWPARVMRSQVLSLRAKDFIAASVVSGERTPRILFSEVLPNMSSVFVGSMVGSTVYAIGADVGLAFLGLTDVGTTSWGTMLYWAQNNAGILTGAWWTFVPTGICIALCAFALTMLNYALDEITNPRLRAEKETTHGKRSRANVLVTPVIRK; translated from the coding sequence ATGCAAGCATCACCGGAGAAAACCTTGGCTTCAAAGGCAGCCGAAACTACCAAAACAGGCCGTCCATGGTTGGCGCATTGGCCGTTGCTACGAGCATTCTTGCGTAATCGCAAGGCGATGCTCGGCGTAAGCATTATGTTCTTCTTTGTGATGGTGGCCCTACTAGCCCCATGGATTGCCCCAGGCAACCCCAAAAAGATGGAAAGCCGTGCCCACTTGGCCCCAGCTTGGATCGCTGATAAGCCTGCTCCAGGCGGCAAAACCTTCTTACTTGGCACAACTGGTCAAGGCCAAGATGTGTTTCGCCAGCTGGTTTGGGGGTCGCGTTTATCGCTCACGGTTGGCCTGAGTGTCGGCATTGCCTCAACAATTTTGGGCACAATTATCGGTTTGACCGCTGGCTATCTGGGCGGTTGGGTTGATGATTTGCTCTCATTGTTGACCAATGTGATGCTGATTATTCCGGGCATGCCATTGTTGGTTATTCTTGCGGCCTTTCTCAAACCAGGGCCGGTGACCGTTGTGATGGTGCTGACCATTACCGGATGGGCTTGGCCAGCCCGCGTTATGCGTTCGCAGGTGCTTTCGCTCAGGGCCAAAGATTTTATCGCGGCCTCGGTGGTGAGCGGCGAACGAACTCCACGGATTTTGTTTAGCGAAGTCTTGCCAAATATGTCCTCGGTGTTTGTTGGGAGCATGGTTGGTTCGACGGTGTATGCAATTGGCGCTGATGTTGGTTTGGCCTTCCTTGGCTTGACCGATGTTGGCACAACCAGCTGGGGCACGATGCTCTACTGGGCGCAAAATAATGCTGGCATCTTGACCGGAGCTTGGTGGACATTCGTGCCAACTGGGATCTGTATTGCCTTGTGTGCCTTTGCCTTAACCATGCTGAACTATGCCCTTGACGAAATTACCAACCCTCGCTTACGTGCCGAAAAGGAGACCACTCATGGCAAGCGCTCCCGTGCCAACGTCCTTGTCACCCCAGTCATCCGCAAGTAG
- a CDS encoding ABC transporter permease, producing MRFLLRRLGFYAVAAWVSLTVNFYLPRLMPGDPASAIFARFQGKLRPEEIDSLRKAYGLSDAPLLEQYFTYLRSLSRGEFGISINFFPAQVTTVISTGFMWTILLAGLATVISFFLGNVLGIIGAWRRNGILDSVAPPLLTFIGAFPYFFLAMIALYFLAFQAGWFPLRHAYNDALSVDWGSLTFIKSVISHMILPASCIVLASIGGWMLGMRNTMVGILSEDYITMAQAKGLSQQRIMFSYAARNALLPNVTSFGMALGFVLSGSLLTEIIFAYPGLGYLLLQAVRNLDYPLMQGLFLMITFAVLGANLLVDILYVWLDPRTRR from the coding sequence ATGCGTTTCTTGTTGCGACGGCTGGGCTTTTACGCGGTCGCGGCTTGGGTCTCGCTTACCGTCAATTTCTACCTACCCCGGCTTATGCCTGGTGACCCAGCCTCGGCTATCTTCGCCCGTTTTCAAGGCAAACTTCGCCCTGAAGAAATCGATTCGTTGCGCAAAGCTTATGGCCTAAGCGATGCTCCCTTGCTCGAACAGTATTTTACCTACCTGAGAAGCTTGAGTCGCGGAGAGTTTGGTATCTCAATCAACTTTTTCCCTGCCCAAGTTACCACGGTTATTTCAACTGGATTTATGTGGACTATCTTGCTGGCTGGTTTAGCCACCGTGATTAGTTTTTTCTTGGGCAATGTTTTGGGGATTATCGGCGCTTGGCGGCGTAATGGTATCCTCGATTCGGTTGCTCCACCCTTACTAACCTTTATCGGCGCATTTCCCTACTTCTTCTTAGCGATGATTGCGCTGTATTTCCTTGCATTTCAAGCAGGCTGGTTCCCGTTACGACATGCTTATAACGATGCACTATCGGTTGATTGGGGCAGCCTCACCTTTATAAAGAGTGTTATCTCGCACATGATTTTGCCAGCAAGCTGTATTGTGCTGGCTTCGATTGGCGGTTGGATGCTTGGCATGCGCAATACCATGGTTGGGATTCTCTCCGAGGATTACATCACCATGGCGCAGGCTAAGGGTTTATCGCAACAACGAATTATGTTTAGTTATGCTGCTCGCAACGCCTTATTGCCCAATGTTACCTCGTTTGGGATGGCACTTGGCTTTGTGCTCAGCGGCTCCTTGCTCACCGAAATTATCTTTGCGTATCCAGGCTTAGGCTATTTGCTGTTGCAAGCAGTTCGCAACTTGGATTACCCATTGATGCAGGGCTTGTTTTTGATGATTACGTTTGCGGTGCTTGGGGCCAATCTGTTGGTTGACATATTGTATGTGTGGCTTGATCCACGCACTCGACGCTAG
- a CDS encoding ABC transporter substrate-binding protein, whose translation MKLRFPALMLLVIIFTSMLAACGDASTLTPQATQAPSTTAPAATATEAPATGSTDPTAEPTAAATTDTGSTSSDGKVFLTVSDQQQSTWVRNFNPFASDNRWPTAAGIYEPMFIYNIATGKIEPWLATEWAWNSDNTELTFTIRDGVKWSDGEAFSSKDVAYTLNLMKENEKLQGNGRAAMRFIDSVAADGNKVVVKFSEVSTIALYDIGHQMIVPEHIWSKIADPVTFTNETPVATGPFTEIIRFQDQIWELGKNPNYWQAGKPYIDGIRQPAYPSNDAANLATINGENDLASNFIPDVENTYVAKDPENNHYWFPPVNAPVMLLLNTTKAPFNDPNVRKAISMGFDRQQITEIATYSYNSPSDATGLPESFADWKNPEAVAAGDWVNFDVEKANAMLDAAGLTRGADGIRVLPDGTPMVYDINVVSGWTDWVTTDQIIAESLKEIGINATTRTYDFSAWFDKVQKGEFDMSIGWSNNAPTPLQFYRGLMSGETADTPIGEANGDNWHRYGNPKVDELYSQFVKTSDPAEQKKIMNEIQMIFVQEAPAIPIMPNIYWGEYNTKRFTNFPNEENPYVLLSSFAQPDRLILLTNIKPK comes from the coding sequence ATGAAGCTACGGTTTCCTGCGTTGATGTTGCTGGTTATTATCTTTACCAGCATGTTGGCCGCATGTGGTGATGCGTCAACCCTCACACCACAAGCAACTCAAGCACCAAGTACAACCGCCCCAGCCGCTACTGCAACAGAAGCTCCTGCCACGGGCAGCACCGATCCAACCGCCGAACCAACTGCTGCGGCAACCACAGATACCGGTTCCACGAGCAGTGATGGCAAAGTATTTTTGACGGTTTCAGACCAACAACAATCAACTTGGGTGCGCAACTTCAACCCATTTGCAAGTGATAACCGCTGGCCAACCGCCGCCGGGATCTACGAGCCAATGTTTATTTACAACATTGCAACCGGTAAAATCGAGCCATGGCTCGCCACCGAATGGGCTTGGAATAGCGATAACACCGAGTTGACCTTCACCATCCGCGATGGCGTGAAGTGGTCAGACGGCGAAGCATTTAGCTCAAAAGACGTTGCCTATACCCTCAATTTGATGAAAGAAAACGAAAAGCTGCAAGGCAATGGCCGCGCTGCAATGCGTTTCATCGATAGCGTCGCCGCCGATGGCAACAAAGTTGTCGTGAAGTTCAGCGAAGTTTCAACGATTGCACTGTATGATATTGGCCATCAAATGATCGTGCCAGAACATATCTGGAGCAAGATCGCTGATCCAGTGACTTTCACCAACGAAACTCCAGTTGCAACCGGTCCATTCACCGAAATCATCCGCTTCCAAGACCAAATCTGGGAACTTGGCAAGAATCCAAACTACTGGCAAGCTGGCAAACCATACATCGATGGTATTCGCCAACCAGCCTACCCCAGCAACGATGCCGCCAACTTGGCAACGATCAACGGCGAAAACGACTTGGCTAGCAACTTCATTCCTGATGTTGAAAATACCTATGTCGCCAAAGATCCTGAAAACAACCACTACTGGTTCCCACCAGTCAATGCGCCAGTGATGTTGCTCTTGAACACCACCAAGGCTCCATTCAACGATCCTAACGTGCGCAAAGCGATCAGCATGGGCTTTGATCGCCAACAAATTACCGAAATCGCTACCTACAGCTACAACTCACCTTCAGATGCAACTGGTTTGCCTGAATCATTTGCTGATTGGAAGAACCCTGAAGCCGTTGCCGCTGGCGATTGGGTCAACTTTGATGTTGAAAAAGCCAATGCAATGTTGGATGCTGCTGGTCTGACCCGTGGCGCTGATGGGATTCGCGTATTGCCCGATGGCACGCCAATGGTTTACGATATCAACGTGGTTTCTGGCTGGACCGACTGGGTGACCACCGACCAAATCATTGCTGAAAGCTTGAAAGAAATCGGGATCAACGCCACCACCCGTACCTACGACTTTAGCGCTTGGTTCGATAAAGTTCAAAAGGGCGAGTTTGATATGTCGATTGGCTGGAGCAACAATGCCCCAACCCCACTCCAATTCTATCGTGGCTTGATGTCAGGTGAAACCGCCGATACCCCAATTGGCGAAGCCAACGGCGACAACTGGCACCGCTATGGCAATCCAAAGGTCGATGAATTGTACTCACAATTTGTCAAAACCTCAGACCCAGCCGAACAAAAGAAAATCATGAACGAAATTCAGATGATCTTTGTTCAAGAAGCCCCAGCTATCCCAATTATGCCAAACATCTATTGGGGTGAATACAACACCAAACGCTTTACCAACTTCCCGAACGAAGAAAACCCATATGTCTTGCTTTCATCGTTCGCTCAACCCGACCGCTTGATCCTCTTGACCAACATCAAACCAAAATAA
- a CDS encoding LacI family transcriptional regulator, which translates to MSKKLEQPTQTLKTPRGRRPNGNGLSSTTIMDVAREAGVSYATVSRVVNNKEYVKSDTRERVLKAITSLGYVVNQQARSLAGGRSYAVGLLVRDLGSSYMGEIVRGIDESLSAAQYNLMLYTTHRRKIKERIYVNNLIQGMTDGLLLVLPENLEAYLETLDQTNFPYVLIDHQGLDERTPVVITTNWQGGYDATRYLIELGHRRIGFLTGMMDMRSSQDRLSGYQAALRDHGLPADPQLVYEGTYYQPEGYAGAQTLLRLPEPPTAIFASNDVMAFGVMEAVRDAGLRIPSDISVIGFDDIAQASQVAPPLTTVAQPLEQLGREAVRMLLARINNPEQPIARTILPTTLIIRQSCDVPRNV; encoded by the coding sequence ATGAGCAAAAAACTCGAACAACCAACCCAAACCCTAAAAACGCCCCGAGGCCGCCGCCCGAATGGCAATGGCCTCAGCAGCACCACGATTATGGATGTGGCGCGTGAAGCTGGTGTCTCGTATGCAACTGTCTCGCGAGTGGTCAATAACAAAGAATATGTTAAATCGGATACGCGAGAACGGGTGCTGAAAGCGATTACAAGCTTGGGATATGTCGTCAACCAGCAGGCCAGAAGTTTGGCTGGTGGGCGTTCATATGCAGTTGGGTTGTTGGTGCGCGATCTTGGCTCAAGCTATATGGGTGAAATTGTGCGAGGGATTGACGAGTCGCTTAGTGCAGCTCAATACAATCTGATGCTCTATACCACCCATCGCCGCAAAATCAAAGAACGGATTTACGTCAACAATTTGATTCAGGGCATGACTGATGGGCTGCTCTTGGTTTTGCCAGAAAACCTTGAGGCCTATCTAGAAACCCTTGATCAGACCAACTTTCCCTATGTCCTGATCGATCATCAAGGGCTTGACGAGCGCACTCCAGTGGTGATTACTACCAACTGGCAGGGTGGCTACGATGCCACGCGCTATCTGATTGAGCTTGGTCATCGACGGATTGGGTTTCTAACCGGCATGATGGATATGCGTAGTTCGCAAGATCGCCTGAGTGGCTATCAAGCTGCGCTGCGTGACCATGGTTTGCCAGCCGATCCACAACTCGTGTATGAAGGAACCTATTATCAACCGGAAGGCTATGCGGGGGCACAAACCCTGTTGCGGCTGCCAGAGCCACCAACAGCAATATTTGCCTCGAACGATGTCATGGCCTTTGGGGTGATGGAAGCGGTTCGCGATGCCGGATTGCGGATTCCAAGTGACATCTCGGTGATTGGCTTTGACGATATTGCGCAAGCCTCGCAGGTAGCACCGCCATTGACGACGGTCGCCCAGCCATTAGAACAACTGGGACGCGAAGCTGTTCGAATGTTGCTCGCTCGGATCAATAATCCTGAGCAACCGATTGCGCGTACCATTTTGCCAACTACCTTGATTATTCGCCAATCGTGCGACGTTCCTCGGAACGTGTAA
- a CDS encoding helix-turn-helix domain-containing protein, producing MQESIRPIYVLLLPHVQLLDCAGPSQVFFEATLQGANYQLIFCGIDSVVTSAQGLVLQTQSGLPEIQPEATILIPGVQLDYYADLSTPIDPKITNWLRASTAAGCRIAAICSGAFVLGEAGLLDNRPCTTHWSALELLQQRYPKAQVRQNVLYIQSERIITSAGISTGIDLALALVEQDYDPLLVAKIARQLVLYLRRSGQQTQHSIYLQYRNHLHIGVHRVQDYLAEHLAETISLEQLAAIAKLSVRSLNRAFRTTLGLTPISYQQQLRLELAANLLHNPAWSIEHIAQQVGFSDARHFRRLWQRYFGTNPTQSRHTQEPNLC from the coding sequence ATGCAGGAATCGATCAGGCCAATCTATGTATTGCTCTTGCCGCATGTGCAATTGCTCGATTGCGCTGGCCCAAGCCAAGTGTTTTTTGAGGCAACGTTGCAAGGCGCAAACTATCAATTAATATTTTGTGGTATAGATTCAGTCGTCACCAGTGCTCAAGGCTTGGTGCTGCAAACGCAATCAGGCTTGCCTGAAATCCAACCAGAAGCCACGATTTTGATTCCTGGGGTGCAACTCGATTATTATGCCGATCTCAGTACTCCAATCGATCCAAAGATTACAAATTGGCTGCGGGCTAGCACCGCTGCTGGCTGTCGAATTGCCGCAATTTGTAGTGGCGCATTTGTACTTGGTGAGGCAGGCCTGCTCGATAACCGCCCATGTACAACCCACTGGTCAGCGCTAGAATTATTACAACAACGCTATCCTAAAGCCCAAGTACGCCAAAATGTGTTATATATTCAAAGTGAGCGGATTATCACCAGCGCTGGAATTAGCACCGGCATTGATCTGGCCTTGGCGCTGGTTGAACAAGATTATGATCCGTTGTTGGTAGCGAAAATCGCCCGCCAATTGGTGCTATATCTGCGACGCAGCGGCCAACAAACCCAGCACAGCATCTATCTGCAATATCGTAACCATCTGCATATCGGCGTGCATCGGGTTCAAGACTATCTTGCCGAGCATTTAGCCGAAACGATCAGCCTTGAACAACTGGCCGCAATCGCTAAATTAAGTGTTCGCTCACTCAATCGGGCATTTCGCACCACACTCGGCCTAACACCCATTAGTTATCAACAACAATTACGTTTAGAGCTAGCCGCCAATTTACTGCACAACCCAGCATGGAGCATTGAACACATTGCGCAGCAAGTTGGGTTTAGCGATGCTCGCCATTTTCGGCGGCTTTGGCAGCGCTACTTTGGCACAAATCCCACCCAATCTCGCCATACTCAGGAGCCAAATCTATGCTAA
- a CDS encoding DJ-1/PfpI family protein, giving the protein MLKRQLTRLGYLLLACLPLLLAASIGSYYSMQVAMSIRADQPSIQSQPTSYDAQKPTAVIVLGNTVSEITDVLAPYALLAKTGLYNVYTVAETSSVRSLSGGLDLLPDYSFADLATLLKQPPALVIVPAITEIQASQNQPVLAWLRQQSQAASTVMSWCTGAEVLAESGLLDGLPATAHWADLSSLAKRYPQVKWQNNQRYVDTDQQIITTAGLTSGIDATLYFLQKMHGADVSQRLAQAINYSDQSYLERATMQPFSITPSDSVYLLNAAFYWPKQTLGIWLSQGVDELTLAAFFDVYTGSWVYDFRTIGAEPNIRSAHGLQFIPRYQAADTGVDSLIGFSPDQQAQTWANQQQVAYQQLDLAPQSNVFEQALVRFAIDQDQASAQFAAKRMEYRQPLTLRGASWPWRTLIGIGIWVGVGIGACYGLRRISNKRKSAAKSQNLG; this is encoded by the coding sequence ATGCTAAAACGTCAGCTTACGCGCCTCGGTTATTTGCTGCTAGCTTGTCTACCCTTGCTTTTAGCCGCCAGCATCGGTAGCTATTATTCAATGCAAGTAGCGATGAGTATTCGCGCCGATCAACCCAGCATTCAATCACAGCCAACAAGTTACGATGCCCAAAAACCAACCGCCGTGATTGTGCTTGGCAATACGGTTAGCGAAATTACCGATGTGCTCGCACCCTATGCATTATTAGCCAAAACAGGCTTGTATAATGTCTATACCGTGGCTGAAACAAGCAGCGTGCGCAGCCTCAGCGGTGGGCTTGATCTGCTGCCTGATTATTCTTTTGCAGACCTTGCAACGTTGCTCAAGCAACCACCAGCGCTGGTAATTGTGCCTGCAATTACTGAAATTCAGGCCAGCCAAAATCAACCAGTTTTGGCATGGCTGCGCCAACAATCGCAAGCAGCCAGCACGGTAATGTCATGGTGTACTGGGGCTGAGGTTTTAGCTGAAAGCGGCTTGCTCGATGGATTGCCAGCAACCGCCCACTGGGCCGATCTTAGTAGTTTGGCCAAGCGTTATCCTCAAGTTAAATGGCAAAATAATCAACGTTATGTCGATACAGATCAACAAATTATCACCACAGCTGGATTAACTTCAGGAATCGATGCAACTCTGTATTTCTTGCAAAAAATGCATGGTGCAGATGTAAGCCAACGGCTGGCTCAAGCAATCAATTATTCAGACCAAAGCTACCTTGAACGTGCTACGATGCAGCCTTTCAGCATAACCCCAAGCGATAGTGTTTATCTGCTGAATGCGGCGTTCTATTGGCCCAAGCAAACGCTGGGCATTTGGCTCAGCCAAGGGGTCGATGAACTAACGTTAGCGGCTTTTTTCGATGTTTATACAGGTTCGTGGGTTTACGATTTTCGGACAATTGGCGCAGAGCCAAATATTCGCTCAGCTCATGGTTTGCAATTCATCCCACGTTATCAAGCAGCAGATACGGGTGTCGATAGTTTGATTGGATTTAGCCCAGATCAACAAGCCCAAACTTGGGCAAACCAGCAGCAAGTCGCCTATCAGCAGCTTGATTTAGCGCCACAGAGCAATGTTTTTGAGCAGGCGCTTGTCCGATTTGCGATAGATCAAGACCAAGCTAGTGCTCAATTTGCAGCCAAACGCATGGAATATCGCCAACCATTAACGTTGCGTGGGGCAAGCTGGCCATGGCGCACATTGATAGGAATTGGAATTTGGGTAGGGGTCGGAATTGGGGCATGCTATGGGTTGCGGCGGATCAGCAACAAACGCAAATCCGCCGCTAAGAGCCAAAACTTAGGCTAA